One Streptomyces sp. V4I8 genomic window carries:
- a CDS encoding alkyl hydroperoxide reductase, translated as MSLDSLKSRIPDYAKDLKLNLGSVIGNSDLPAQQLWGTVLATAIASRSPIVLRELEPEAKANLTPEAYNAAKSAAAVMAMNNVFYRTRHLLSDHEYGNLRAGLRMNVIGNPGVDKVDFELWSFAVSAINGCGLCLDSHEQVLRKAGVDRETVQEAFKIASVIQAVGVTLDAEAVLAE; from the coding sequence ATGTCCCTCGATTCCCTCAAGTCCCGCATACCGGACTACGCCAAGGACCTGAAGCTCAACCTGGGCTCGGTCATCGGCAATTCGGACCTCCCGGCGCAGCAGCTGTGGGGCACGGTGCTCGCCACGGCGATCGCCTCGCGCTCCCCGATCGTGCTGCGCGAGCTGGAGCCCGAGGCGAAGGCGAACCTCACGCCGGAGGCGTACAACGCGGCGAAGTCCGCGGCCGCCGTGATGGCGATGAACAACGTCTTCTACCGGACCCGGCACCTGCTCTCCGACCACGAGTACGGCAACCTGCGCGCGGGTCTGCGGATGAACGTCATCGGCAACCCCGGTGTCGACAAGGTCGACTTCGAGCTGTGGTCCTTCGCCGTGTCCGCCATCAACGGCTGCGGCCTGTGCCTCGACTCGCACGAGCAGGTGCTGCGCAAGGCCGGCGTGGACCGCGAGACGGTCCAGGAGGCGTTCAAGATCGCGTCGGTCATCCAGGCGGTCGGCGTCACGCTGGACGCGGAGGCGGTTCTGGCGGAGTAG
- a CDS encoding peroxiredoxin produces MLTVGDKFPEFELTACVSLEKGSEFETINHKTYEGKWKIVFAWPKDFTFVCPTEIAAFGKLNEEFADRDAQVLGFSGDSEFVHHAWRKDHDDLRDLPFPMMADSKHELMRDLGIEGEDGFAKRAVFIVDQNNEIQFSMVTAGSVGRNPKEVLRVLDALQTDELCPCNWSKGEDTLDPVKLLAGE; encoded by the coding sequence GTGCTCACTGTCGGTGACAAGTTCCCCGAGTTCGAACTGACCGCCTGCGTCTCGCTGGAGAAGGGCTCGGAGTTCGAGACGATCAACCACAAGACCTACGAGGGCAAGTGGAAGATCGTCTTCGCGTGGCCGAAGGACTTCACCTTCGTCTGCCCGACCGAGATCGCGGCCTTCGGCAAGCTGAACGAGGAGTTCGCCGACCGCGACGCCCAGGTCCTCGGTTTCTCCGGTGACTCGGAGTTCGTCCACCACGCCTGGCGCAAGGACCACGACGACCTGCGTGACCTGCCGTTCCCGATGATGGCCGACTCCAAGCACGAGTTGATGCGCGACCTCGGCATCGAGGGCGAGGACGGCTTCGCCAAGCGCGCCGTCTTCATCGTCGACCAGAACAACGAGATCCAGTTCTCCATGGTGACCGCCGGCTCCGTCGGCCGTAACCCCAAGGAGGTCCTGCGGGTCCTGGACGCCCTCCAGACGGACGAGCTGTGCCCGTGCAACTGGAGCAAGGGCGAGGACACCCTGGACCCGGTCAAGCTGCTTGCCGGAGAGTGA
- a CDS encoding LysR substrate-binding domain-containing protein — MTVSKRRQPSLAQLRAFAAVAEHLHFRDAAAAIGMSQPALSGAVSALEESLGVTLLERTTRKVLLSPAGERLAVRAKAVLAEVGALMEEAEAVRAPFTGALRLGVIPTVAPYLLPTVLRLVHDRYPHLDLQVHEEQTASLVDGLTTGRLDLLLLAVPLGVPGVAELPLFDEDFVLVTPLDHGLGGREGIPREALRELNLLLLDEGHCLRDQALDICREAGREDVPVTTTAAGLSTLVQLVAGGLGVTLLPRTALKVEASRSSQLLTGYFADPAPTRRVALAMRTAAARGAEYEELASALREALRPLPVRVVDADA; from the coding sequence GTGACCGTGAGTAAGAGGAGACAGCCCAGCCTCGCCCAGCTGCGTGCCTTCGCCGCCGTCGCCGAGCATCTCCACTTCCGGGACGCCGCCGCCGCGATCGGCATGAGCCAGCCCGCCCTCTCCGGTGCCGTATCGGCCCTGGAGGAGTCACTCGGAGTGACGCTCCTGGAGCGCACCACGCGCAAGGTGCTGCTGTCGCCGGCCGGTGAGCGGCTGGCCGTACGGGCGAAGGCGGTGCTGGCGGAGGTCGGGGCGCTGATGGAGGAGGCGGAGGCCGTCCGGGCGCCGTTCACCGGAGCGTTGCGCCTCGGCGTGATCCCCACGGTGGCGCCGTACCTCCTGCCCACCGTGCTGCGGCTCGTCCACGACCGGTATCCGCACCTCGACCTCCAGGTGCACGAGGAGCAGACCGCCAGCCTGGTCGACGGACTCACCACCGGCCGCCTGGACCTGCTGCTGCTCGCGGTTCCCCTCGGGGTGCCGGGTGTCGCCGAACTCCCGCTCTTCGACGAGGACTTCGTGCTCGTCACCCCGCTCGACCACGGGCTCGGCGGCCGCGAGGGCATTCCGCGGGAAGCGCTGCGCGAGCTGAACCTGCTGCTGCTCGACGAAGGGCACTGCCTGCGCGACCAGGCCCTCGACATCTGCCGGGAAGCGGGCCGCGAGGACGTTCCGGTGACCACGACGGCCGCCGGGCTGTCGACGCTGGTCCAACTGGTCGCCGGCGGGCTGGGGGTGACCCTGCTGCCCCGGACCGCCCTCAAGGTGGAGGCCAGCCGCAGCAGCCAGCTCCTCACCGGCTACTTCGCCGACCCGGCCCCCACCCGCCGCGTCGCCCTCGCCATGCGCACGGCAGCGGCACGCGGCGCCGAGTACGAGGAACTGGCCTCCGCCCTCCGCGAGGCCCTGCGCCCGCTGCCGGTACGGGTGGTGGACGCGGATGCGTGA